The following proteins are co-located in the Styela clava chromosome 15, kaStyClav1.hap1.2, whole genome shotgun sequence genome:
- the LOC144411841 gene encoding uncharacterized protein LOC144411841 translates to MRRNKVGIGDSERVVSNSIKRISCGRKKRSRKNKQQELEKKKTSDSQRCADSEGSATSESSSAFHCFLAGLAWIFAVLHFNKKNKVSTEYDVIPNSAPKLIKVEPTAENKPIPSVGKSSSQDDVLESPAKSGQGNIEKVKINIESPTCDDEKSLTSERSKSIQKKEKQVQAKPQTDCTDLKEKSSISVVESPSPHSASASTIKNNGQSETSKKAEDGEQIFSKIPVKTGNNSEDSQGKTSSSVIGSSASEPLSLDSEQDEPVKEDGNDNKLSLEHQAKPEKILDDLQEKASVFVKDLLTSDSLKIKLSAMVEQSMDSGKILSKLPAQEETISDNLNGQSQVNNSDLTKFIKSEEKVQNTLKTFSQVSATCENNGVNEGHEKILINRVESLASDVSVSDVNSSGEQVLGLKVPVQTESAFECKLTDLQEKNSEFEIDSPLSDALFFDGKPEESKDIDAGKKLYSESQARSEKVLDNLQGNTSVSTNDPQTFDSLKMEQDAVIKEIGNGDKIPLKLPAQDESISDNLNEQSQVNNSDLTKFIKSEGKVQDTLKTSSQLPAQDETISDNLNEQSQVNNSDLTKFIKSEEKVQNTLKTSSQTESVLECKLTDLQEKNSETEIDSSVSNALFFDDKHEESKDIDAGKKLHSESQARSDKILDNLQGNTSVSTNDPRTLDSLKMEQDAAIKEIGNGDKIPLKLPAQDETIRDNLNEQSQVNNSDLTKFIKSEGKVQDTLKTSSQLPAQDESISDNLNEQSQVNNSDLTKFIKSEEKVQNTLKTSSQLPTQDETISYNLNEQSQVNISDLSKFIKSEEKVQDTLKTSSQTGSVLECKLTDLQEKNSEFEIDSPISDALFFDGKPGESKDIDAGKKLHSESQARSEKVLDNLQGNTPVSTNDPQTFDSLKMEQDAAIKEIGNGDKIPLKLPTQDETISDNLNEQSQVNNSDLTKFIKSEEKVQDTLKTSSQVSATCESSGTVEGHEKILRDRVESLASDLSVSNVNSSGEQVLGLKLPVQTESVLECKLTDLQEKNSETEIDSPISDALFFDDKHEESKDIDAGKKLHSESQARSDKILDNLQGNTSVSTNDPRTLDSLKMEQDAAIKEIGNGDKIPLKLPTQDETISDNLNEQSRVNNSDLTKSIKSEEKVQDTLKTSSQTGSVLECKLTDLQEKNSETEIDSSVSDALFFDGKHEESKDIGAGKKLHSESQARSEKILDILQANSSVSTNDPQTFDSLKMEQDAAIKEIGNGDKISLKIQLPTQDETISDNLNEQSQVNNSDLTKFIKSEEKVQDTLKTSFQVSAICENNGVNEGHEKILSDRVESLASDISVSNVNSSGEQVLGLKLPVQTESALECKLTDLQEKNSECEIDSPVSDALFFDDKHEESKDIDADKKLHSEVSFINILDGLATKN, encoded by the exons ATGAGGCGAAATAAAGTCGGAATCGGGGATTCCGAGCGAGTTGTGAGCAACTCAATCAAAAGAATTTCTTGTGGAAGGAAGAAAAGAAGCAGAAAAAACAAACAGCAG GAGTTAGAGAAGAAGAAAACATCTGACTCTCAGAGGTGTGCAGACTCTGAGGGGTCTGCCACCTCTGAGAGCTCCTCAGCGTTCCACTGCTTCCTGGCAGGTCTAGCATGGATCTTTGCAGTTCTTCACTTcaacaagaaaaataaa GTTTCGACAGAATATGATGTAATTCCAAATTCTGCTCCGAAACTAATTAAAGTGGAACCAACAGCAGAAAATAAACCAATTCCGTCTGTTGGAAAGTCATCTTCACAGGATGATGTCTTGGAG TCACCAGCAAAATCTGGGCAAGGAAACATTGAGAAGGTTAAGATCAACATAGAAAGTCCAACCTGTGATGATGAGAAATCCCTTACTTCTGAGAGATCAAAATCAATCCAGAAGAAAGAAAAGCAG gtTCAAGCAAAACCTCAGACAGATTGCACTGACCTGAAAGAAAAGAGCTCGATTAGTGTGGTTGAATCTCCATCTCCACATTCTGCTTCTGCCTCCACCATTAAAAATAATGGTCAGAGTGAGACATCAAAAAAAGCAGAAGATGGCGAACAAATATTTTCCAAG ATTCCAGTCAAAACCGGAAACAATTCAGAGGATTCACAAGGAAAGACATCCAGCTCTGTGATTGGTTCTTCAGCTTCTGAGCCACTTTCACTGGATAGTGAACAAGATGAGCCAGTCAAGGAGGATGGGAACGACAACAAATTGTCTTTGGAA CATCAAGCAAAACCTGAAAAGATTTTGGATGATTTGCAAGAAAAGGCTTCAGTGTTTGTGAAAGATCTTCTGACTTCGGATTCCTTGAAAATCAAACTGTCCGCAATGGTTGAGCAGAGTATGGATAGTGGAAAAATACTTTCAAag TTGCCAGCACAAGAGGAAACAATCAGTGATAACTTGAATGGACAATCTCAAGTTAACAACTCGGATTTGACAAAATTCATCAAGTCTGAGGAAAAAGTGCAAAACACTTTGAAAACATTTTCCCAG GTTTCAGCAACTTGCGAGAACAACGGAGTCAATGAGGGACATGAGAAAATCTTGATCAATAGAGTTGAATCTCTCGCATCAGATGTTTCTGTCTCTGACGTTAACTCCTCAGGAGAACAAGTGCTCGGTCTGAAAGTGCCAGTTCAG ACTGAATCTGCATTTGAATGCAAATTGACCGATTTGCAAGAAAAGAACTCAGAATTCGAGATCGATTCTCCATTATCCGATGCTCTTTTCTTTGATGGCAAACCTGAGGAATCAAAGGATATTGACGCTGGCAAGAAGTTATATTCTGAG AGTCAAGCAAGATCTGAAAAGGTATTGGATAATTTGCAAGGAAACACTTCAGTTTCTACAAATGATCCTCAAACTTTTGATTCTCTTAAAATGGAACAGGATGCGGTGATCAAGGAAATTGGGAATGGcgataaaataccattaaag TTACCAGCACAGGATGAATCAATCAGTGATAACTTGAATGAACAATCTCAAGTTAACAATTCGGATTTGACAAAATTCATCAAGTCTGAGGGAAAAGTGCAAGACACTTTGAAAACATCTTCCCAG TTACCAGCACAGGATGAAACAATCAGTGATAACTTGAATGAACAATCTCAAGTTAACAATTCGGATTTGACAAAATTCATCAAGTCTGAGGAAAAAGTGCAAAACACTTTAAAAACATCTTCCCAG actGAATCTGTACTTGAATGCAAATTAACTGATTTGCAAGAAAAGAACTCAGAAACTGAGATTGATTCTTCAGTATCCAATGCTCTTTTCTTTGATGACAAACATGAGGAATCCAAGGATATTGACGCTGGCAAGAAGTTACATTCTGAA AGTCAAGCAAGATCGGACAAGATTTTGGATAATTTGCAAGGAAACACTTCAGTTTCTACGAATGATCCTCGAACTTTGGATTCTCTCAAAATGGAACAGGATGCGGCAATCAAGGAAATTGGGAATGGcgataaaataccattaaag TTACCAGCACAGGATGAAACAATCAGGGATAACTTGAATGAACAATCTCAAGTTAACAATTCGGATTTGACAAAATTCATCAAGTCTGAGGGAAAAGTGCAAGACACTTTGAAAACATCTTCCCAG TTACCAGCACAGGATGAATCAATCAGTGATAACTTGAATGAACAATCTCAAGTTAACAATTCGGATTTGACAAAATTCATCAAGTCTGAGGAAAAAGTGCAAAACACTTTAAAAACATCTTCCCAG TTACCAACACAGGATGAAACAATCAGTTATAACTTGAATGAACAATCTCAAGTTAACATTTCGGATTTGTCAAAATTCATCAAGTCTGAGGAAAAAGTGCAAGACACTTTGAAAACATCTTCCCAG actGGATCTGTACTTGAATGCAAATTAACTGATTTGCAAGAAAAGAACTCAGAATTCGAGATCGATTCTCCAATATCCGATGCTCTTTTCTTTGATGGCAAACCTGGGGAATCAAAGGATATTGACGCTGGCAAGAAGTTACATTCTGAG AGTCAAGCAAGATCTGAAAAGGTTTTGGATAATTTGCAAGGAAACACTCCAGTTTCTACAAATGATCCTCAAACTTTTGATTCTCTCAAAATGGAACAGGATGCGGCGATCAAGGAAATTGGGAATGGGGATAAAATACCATTGaag TTACCAACACAGGATGAAACAATCAGTGATAACTTGAATGAACAATCTCAGGTTAACAATTCCGATTTGACAAAATTTATCAAGTCTGAGGAAAAAGTTCAAGACACTTTGAAAACATCTTCCCAG GTTTCAGCAACTTGCGAAAGCAGTGGGACTGTTGAGGGACATGAGAAAATCTTGAGAGATAGAGTTGAATCTCTTGCATCAGATCTTTCCGTCTCTAACGTAAACTCCTCAGGAGAACAAGTGCTTGGTCTGAAATTACCAGTTCAG actGAATCTGTACTTGAATGCAAATTGACTGATTTGCAAGAAAAGAACTCAGAAACTGAGATTGATTCTCCAATATCCGATGCTCTTTTCTTTGATGACAAACATGAGGAATCCAAGGATATTGACGCTGGCAAGAAGTTACATTCTGAG AGTCAAGCAAGATCGGACAAGATTTTGGATAATTTGCAAGGAAACACTTCAGTTTCTACGAATGATCCTCGAACTTTGGATTCTCTCAAAATGGAACAGGATGCGGCGATCAAGGAAATTGGGAATGGGGATAAAATACCATTGaag TTACCAACACAGGATGAAACAATCAGTGATAACTTGAATGAACAATCTCGAGTTAACAATTCGGATTTGACAAAATCCATCAAGTCTGAGGAAAAAGTACAAGACACTTTGAAAACATCTTCCCAG actGGATCTGTACTTGAATGCAAATTAACTGATTTGCAAGAAAAGAACTCAGAAACTGAGATTGATTCTTCAGTATCCGATGCTCTTTTCTTTGATGGCAAACATGAGGAATCCAAGGATATTGGCGCTGGCAAGAAGTTACATTCTGAG AGTCAAGCAAGATCGGAAAAGATTTTGGATATTTTGCAAGCAAACTCTTCAGTTTCTACAAATGATCCTCAAACTTTCGATTCTCTTAAAATGGAACAGGATGCGGCGATCAAGGAAATTGGGAATGGcgataaaatatcattaaag attcaGTTACCAACACAGGATGAAACAATCAGTGATAACTTGAATGAACAATCCCAAGTTAACAATTCCGATTTGACAAAATTTATCAAGTCTGAGGAAAAAGTGCAAGACACTTTGAAAACATCTTTCCAG GTTTCAGCAATTTGTGAAAACAACGGAGTCAATGAGGGACATGAGAAAATCTTGAGCGATAGAGTTGAATCTCTCGCATCAGATATTTCCGTCTCCAACGTAAACTCCTCAGGAGAACAAGTGCTTGGTCTGAAATTACCAGTTCAG actGAATCTGCACTTGAATGCAAATTGACTGATTTGCAAGAAAAGAACTCAGAATGTGAGATTGATTCTCCAGTATCCGATGCTCTTTTCTTCGATGACAAACATGAGGAATCCAAGGATATTGACGCTGACAAGAAGTTACATTCTGAGGTGAGTTTTATAAACATACTTGATGGTCTTGCGACAAAGAATTGA